One stretch of Pigmentiphaga aceris DNA includes these proteins:
- a CDS encoding CaiB/BaiF CoA transferase family protein: MNQHSTQASLPLAGLLVLDFSQFLAGPSAALRLADLGAEVIKIERPDGGDLCRSLVVADQRVDQDSALFHTINRGKKSFAADLKQPDDLARVKALVTQADVMIHNFRPGVMDRIGLDAQTVMALNPRIVYAAVTGYGEHGPWRDKPGQDLLVQSLSGLAWLTGNAGEHGGGAPVPTGVSVIDVITGAHLVQGILAALLRRGVSGQGGQVDVSLLESAMDLQFEPFTAFLNSDRTQPARSVENHANVHTAAPYGIYQTRDGFIAIAMTPMDRLAELIASPALAAQAGDAGTWFSNRDALKQTLQAHLVQQDSAHWLAALEPAGVWCADVLTWPQLTEHPAFTALDMTQTIHSPDGQAMQTTRCPIRLDSQRLTNSRGAPRLGADTETIAQTFGLPQLRTTTS; encoded by the coding sequence ATGAATCAACATAGTACTCAAGCATCACTGCCGCTTGCCGGGCTGCTGGTACTGGATTTCAGCCAGTTCCTGGCGGGGCCGTCGGCAGCACTGCGGCTGGCCGACCTGGGTGCGGAAGTCATCAAGATCGAACGGCCAGATGGCGGCGATCTGTGCCGCTCGCTGGTGGTAGCCGACCAACGGGTCGATCAGGACAGCGCCCTGTTTCACACCATCAATCGCGGCAAGAAGAGCTTTGCGGCCGACCTGAAACAGCCAGACGACCTGGCCCGCGTGAAGGCATTGGTTACGCAAGCCGACGTGATGATTCACAACTTCCGTCCTGGCGTCATGGACCGCATCGGCCTGGATGCCCAGACAGTCATGGCGCTCAATCCGCGCATCGTCTACGCGGCAGTCACGGGTTATGGCGAACACGGCCCCTGGCGCGACAAGCCGGGCCAGGACCTGCTGGTGCAGTCCTTGTCGGGTCTGGCCTGGTTAACCGGGAACGCAGGTGAACATGGCGGCGGCGCACCTGTGCCCACTGGTGTGTCGGTGATCGACGTGATTACCGGAGCGCACTTGGTGCAGGGCATTCTGGCGGCGCTGTTGCGACGCGGAGTAAGTGGCCAAGGTGGGCAGGTCGATGTCAGCCTGCTGGAATCGGCAATGGATCTGCAGTTCGAACCCTTCACCGCCTTCCTGAACAGCGACCGCACACAACCCGCCCGCAGCGTGGAAAACCACGCCAACGTGCACACCGCTGCGCCATACGGCATCTACCAGACCCGGGATGGCTTCATCGCCATCGCCATGACACCGATGGACCGCCTGGCAGAACTGATTGCCAGCCCGGCGCTTGCGGCGCAGGCTGGCGACGCCGGCACCTGGTTCAGCAACCGCGATGCACTCAAGCAGACCTTGCAAGCGCACTTGGTGCAGCAAGACAGCGCGCATTGGCTGGCCGCATTGGAGCCGGCCGGCGTCTGGTGCGCCGACGTGCTGACTTGGCCGCAACTAACGGAACATCCAGCCTTCACCGCGCTTGACATGACCCAGACCATACACAGCCCCGACGGCCAGGCGATGCAGACCACGCGCTGCCCGATTCGCCTGGATAGCCAACGCCTGACCAATTCGCGTGGCGCACCACGTCTGGGTGCAGACACCGAGACCATCGCCCAGACCTTCGGCCTTCCTCAGCTTCGGACCACCACATCATGA
- a CDS encoding extracellular solute-binding protein, translated as MSTPIVLRGMTWDHPRGYEPLQACTAVWQARHGVDITWDRRSLQDFESFPVEDLARSYDLIVIDHPHVGQVTREACLLPFEGALDFIAQGSVGASFPSYHWRGKQWALPIDAATQVQAWRPDRLDQAAPDWDTVRALAREGRVALPMRAPHSLMCLYTLAAQLGEPGKVEGPDLFDADVGAQAIALLRELMQDIDPICYTQDPIAVFEQMAQPDSRIDCVPLIYGYVNYAWQNFRPVRLAFADMPMLNGRGLVGSALGGTGIAVSAFSKHVDAAVAFARWVADAEAQRGPFAHAGGQPGHAAAWEDDAVNAAAGNFYRATRATLEGAWVRPRHDGYMPFQHAASERLVAGLQQGESAATLIADINRLFRASLSA; from the coding sequence ATGAGCACACCCATCGTTCTTCGCGGCATGACCTGGGACCATCCCCGGGGGTACGAACCCTTGCAGGCCTGCACGGCCGTCTGGCAGGCACGACACGGCGTCGACATCACCTGGGACCGTCGGTCCTTGCAGGATTTCGAGTCCTTTCCGGTCGAGGACTTGGCACGCAGCTACGACTTGATCGTGATCGACCATCCACACGTGGGACAGGTCACGCGCGAGGCGTGTCTGCTGCCGTTCGAGGGGGCGCTTGATTTCATCGCGCAGGGCAGCGTCGGCGCGTCTTTCCCGAGCTACCACTGGCGCGGTAAGCAGTGGGCCTTGCCGATCGACGCCGCCACGCAAGTCCAGGCCTGGCGGCCGGATCGTCTGGATCAGGCTGCGCCGGACTGGGATACCGTGCGTGCGCTGGCACGCGAGGGGCGGGTAGCGCTGCCGATGCGTGCGCCGCATTCATTGATGTGCCTGTACACGCTCGCCGCTCAGCTGGGTGAACCGGGGAAGGTCGAAGGGCCCGATCTGTTCGATGCGGACGTTGGTGCGCAGGCGATTGCCTTGCTGCGTGAACTGATGCAAGACATCGATCCGATCTGCTATACGCAAGACCCGATCGCGGTGTTCGAACAGATGGCGCAGCCTGACTCCCGCATTGACTGCGTGCCCCTGATCTATGGTTACGTGAACTATGCGTGGCAGAATTTCCGGCCGGTGCGTTTGGCATTTGCCGACATGCCCATGCTGAATGGGCGCGGCCTGGTCGGGTCTGCGTTGGGTGGAACGGGCATTGCCGTGTCGGCCTTCAGCAAGCATGTCGATGCTGCCGTGGCGTTTGCCCGCTGGGTGGCCGATGCCGAGGCGCAGCGTGGGCCGTTTGCGCATGCGGGGGGCCAGCCTGGCCATGCGGCAGCGTGGGAAGACGATGCGGTCAATGCGGCGGCTGGCAACTTCTATCGCGCAACCCGCGCTACGCTGGAAGGCGCATGGGTACGGCCGCGCCATGACGGCTACATGCCGTTCCAGCACGCGGCGTCAGAACGCCTGGTGGCCGGCTTGCAACAAGGCGAGTCTGCCGCCACGCTGATCGCCGACATCAATCGCCTGTTCCGTGCGAGCCTGTCTGCCTGA
- a CDS encoding CaiB/BaiF CoA transferase family protein: MNTSLSSAGDGAPLDGLLVIDLAQFLSGPSSALRLADLGARVIKIERPGTGDICRTLYLTDTDVGGDSTLFHAINRNKESLALDLKQPADLEALKQLVARADVLIQNFRPGVIERLGLSYEDARALNPRLIYAGISGYGETGPWSDMPGQDLLAQSLSGVTWLNGHDGDGPVPLGLSIGDMLAGHVLTEGILAALVRRGITGRGALVQTSLLEVLVDLQFELLTTHLNDGERLPARAEFRNANAYLAAPYGIYPTADGYMALAMMPLPKLADVLPLPILKTFTAEDAFTRRDEIKRLVALELATQNSAYWLARLRPADVWCAEVLDWPRLLKEKAFSMLGMLQTVARGDGTPVRTTRSPLRIDGERALSTRGAPRVGEHSQAIRAEFGLHTLATANDDHSQVA, from the coding sequence ATGAATACTTCCTTATCTTCGGCCGGCGACGGCGCACCGCTGGACGGTTTGCTGGTCATCGACCTTGCCCAGTTCCTGTCCGGCCCTTCGTCAGCCTTGCGTCTGGCCGACCTGGGCGCGCGCGTGATCAAGATCGAGCGACCGGGCACGGGTGATATCTGCCGCACGCTGTATCTGACCGACACCGATGTGGGTGGCGACTCAACCCTGTTTCACGCGATCAATCGCAACAAGGAAAGCCTGGCGCTGGACTTGAAGCAGCCCGCAGATTTGGAGGCCCTCAAACAGCTGGTAGCGCGTGCCGATGTACTGATTCAGAACTTCCGCCCTGGTGTGATCGAACGATTGGGTTTGAGTTATGAGGATGCACGCGCCCTCAACCCTCGGCTGATCTACGCAGGCATCTCGGGTTACGGGGAAACCGGGCCGTGGTCGGACATGCCTGGGCAAGATCTGCTGGCGCAGTCGCTGTCAGGGGTGACTTGGCTGAATGGTCATGACGGCGACGGCCCGGTGCCGCTTGGCCTGTCGATCGGTGACATGCTGGCTGGCCATGTGTTGACCGAGGGCATTCTGGCGGCGCTGGTGCGGCGTGGGATCACGGGGCGTGGGGCATTGGTGCAGACCAGCTTGCTGGAAGTATTGGTGGACCTGCAATTCGAATTGCTGACGACCCACCTGAATGATGGCGAGCGCCTGCCTGCGCGTGCGGAATTTCGAAATGCCAATGCGTATTTGGCAGCGCCTTACGGTATTTATCCGACCGCAGACGGGTACATGGCACTGGCCATGATGCCCTTGCCCAAGCTGGCTGATGTATTGCCGTTGCCAATTTTGAAGACGTTCACCGCCGAAGATGCCTTCACCCGTCGTGACGAGATCAAGCGTCTGGTCGCGTTGGAACTGGCCACACAGAACAGCGCCTATTGGCTGGCACGCTTGCGTCCGGCAGACGTGTGGTGCGCCGAGGTGCTGGACTGGCCACGGCTGCTGAAGGAAAAAGCGTTTTCCATGTTGGGCATGTTGCAGACAGTGGCGCGCGGCGATGGCACGCCGGTGCGCACCACCCGCAGTCCCTTGCGCATCGATGGCGAACGGGCGCTGAGCACCCGGGGTGCGCCACGCGTCGGCGAACACAGCCAGGCCATACGCGCCGAGTTCGGATTGCACACGCTTGCAACAGCAAACGACGACCACTCCCAGGTGGCATAA
- a CDS encoding IclR family transcriptional regulator yields MSTTRRSASETDTSSDVERRAKYAVPAVDKALDVLELLSEQAVPMTQAQLARALGREPTEIFRLLGVLEARGYLRRESNGGYALTLKLFELSRTHSPHEQLLRAATAPMRDMVDRVRESCHLSVLHRDQVLVLVQVDSPKPIRLSVEAGSLHSPVDTISGQLLLAYLSEAEREDMLSRRAEYLRMTAAERSAFLAKLDKVREDGWAYAEDLRYIGGRDLGVPVGSPKSRTRAALTIATLKSKDAPEDLFELLPALKQCADEVARVAGLN; encoded by the coding sequence TTGTCGACGACACGCCGCAGCGCCAGCGAAACCGATACCTCTTCTGACGTCGAGCGGCGTGCCAAATACGCCGTCCCCGCCGTGGACAAAGCGCTCGATGTTCTGGAGCTTTTGTCCGAGCAAGCCGTCCCCATGACCCAGGCGCAACTGGCCCGCGCCCTGGGTCGGGAACCCACGGAAATTTTCCGCTTGCTGGGAGTATTGGAAGCGCGCGGCTACTTGCGCCGTGAAAGCAACGGCGGTTACGCGCTGACGCTGAAACTATTCGAACTCAGCCGCACCCATTCCCCCCACGAACAACTGCTGCGCGCTGCTACCGCGCCCATGCGCGACATGGTGGACCGGGTGCGTGAATCCTGTCATTTGAGCGTGCTGCATCGGGATCAGGTGCTGGTGCTGGTTCAGGTGGACAGCCCGAAGCCGATTCGGCTGTCGGTCGAGGCTGGGTCGCTGCATTCGCCGGTGGATACCATTTCTGGTCAGTTGTTGTTGGCGTATTTGTCGGAGGCTGAGCGCGAAGATATGTTGTCGCGCCGGGCTGAATACCTGCGCATGACGGCTGCTGAGCGCAGTGCGTTTCTGGCCAAGCTGGACAAGGTGCGTGAGGACGGCTGGGCCTACGCGGAAGACTTACGTTATATCGGCGGTCGCGACCTGGGTGTTCCGGTCGGGTCGCCCAAGTCTCGCACGCGTGCGGCGTTGACGATTGCCACGCTGAAAAGCAAAGATGCGCCTGAAGATTTGTTCGAGCTGTTGCCGGCGCTGAAGCAGTGTGCAGATGAAGTGGCGCGGGTGGCGGGGTTGAATTAA
- a CDS encoding MaoC family dehydratase, which translates to MIHEQFFEDYERGARRTSTGRTITEADIVMHAGQTGDFFPHHMDAAWCATQDFGQRIAHGTLIFSVGIGLTATQINPRAMSYGYDRLRFIKPVFIGDTIYSTVEITDQRDHPRRTSHGVVVETVTVSNQHGDAVLVCEHLHLVERRTPRSE; encoded by the coding sequence ATGATCCATGAACAGTTCTTCGAGGACTACGAACGCGGTGCACGCCGCACGTCCACCGGTCGCACCATCACCGAAGCCGACATCGTGATGCACGCCGGTCAGACCGGCGACTTCTTCCCGCACCACATGGACGCCGCCTGGTGCGCCACGCAGGATTTCGGCCAGCGCATTGCACACGGCACGCTGATCTTCAGCGTGGGCATCGGATTGACCGCCACCCAGATCAACCCACGTGCGATGTCCTACGGCTACGACCGCCTGCGCTTCATCAAGCCGGTGTTCATTGGCGACACGATCTATTCAACGGTGGAAATCACCGATCAGCGCGACCACCCGCGCAGAACCAGTCACGGCGTCGTGGTGGAAACCGTCACGGTCAGCAATCAACACGGCGACGCCGTACTGGTGTGCGAACACCTGCACCTGGTGGAGCGACGTACACCCCGCAGCGAATGA
- a CDS encoding MFS transporter — translation MTTTSIHGDLPPAAQRAVKKATARLLPFLALMLILAFLDRANIGFAKTVYQADTGISDAAYAFGAGIFFIGYALFEVPSNLVLHRVGARLWLSRIMISWGLVSAAMMFAHTPTSLYILRFLLGVCEAGFYPGVLLYLTYWFPAKQRARATGLFYLGVPLSLVFGSPLSGWLLTHHGMFGLTNWQWMFVIEGLAASVVGVIALFYLIDKPRDAKWLDEEERQALTAVLEEEDRSKLREVKHSALGVLKDPRVLAFIGIYFFLQIGTAPLTFYLPSRLAASLGGNVDLGIGLLLAIPWVCSAIATRVFTVYADNHDNHRTVAMWMVTAGSLALASIAWWSNPWMIVLAACIAVPGLTASQPVFWSLPTRYLGGTGAASGIAFIVSIGNLGAFISPQAKAYAESVTQSANTGFLVVALMCFAAVLLLLWLRPSSPSASITIGAAHRT, via the coding sequence ATGACTACAACAAGCATTCACGGAGACTTACCGCCCGCCGCCCAGCGCGCGGTAAAAAAAGCCACGGCAAGACTTTTGCCGTTCCTGGCACTGATGTTGATCCTGGCCTTCCTGGACCGGGCCAACATCGGTTTCGCCAAGACGGTCTACCAGGCCGACACCGGCATCAGCGACGCCGCCTATGCATTCGGTGCCGGCATCTTCTTCATTGGCTACGCACTGTTCGAAGTCCCCAGCAATCTGGTCCTGCATCGGGTTGGCGCGCGCCTGTGGTTAAGTCGCATCATGATCTCGTGGGGTCTGGTGTCGGCCGCGATGATGTTCGCGCACACCCCCACCAGCCTGTACATCCTGCGTTTCCTGCTGGGTGTCTGCGAAGCCGGTTTCTACCCCGGCGTGCTGCTGTATCTGACCTACTGGTTCCCAGCCAAACAACGTGCCCGCGCCACCGGCCTGTTCTATCTGGGCGTGCCGCTGTCGCTGGTATTCGGCAGCCCCTTGTCCGGCTGGCTGCTGACTCACCACGGCATGTTCGGCCTGACCAACTGGCAATGGATGTTTGTGATCGAAGGACTGGCAGCCTCGGTGGTTGGCGTGATCGCGCTCTTCTATCTGATCGACAAACCGCGCGACGCAAAGTGGTTGGACGAAGAAGAACGGCAGGCGCTGACCGCTGTGCTGGAAGAGGAAGATCGCAGCAAACTGCGTGAAGTCAAACACTCGGCGCTTGGCGTGCTGAAAGATCCGCGTGTGCTGGCTTTCATCGGCATCTATTTCTTCCTGCAGATCGGCACCGCCCCGCTGACCTTCTACCTGCCCTCGCGACTGGCCGCATCGCTTGGCGGCAATGTTGACCTGGGCATCGGTCTGTTGCTGGCCATCCCGTGGGTGTGCTCGGCCATTGCCACCCGCGTCTTCACCGTCTACGCCGACAACCATGACAATCACCGCACCGTTGCGATGTGGATGGTCACCGCAGGCAGCCTGGCCCTTGCATCGATTGCCTGGTGGAGCAACCCGTGGATGATCGTGTTGGCAGCCTGCATTGCCGTGCCCGGCCTGACCGCGTCGCAACCTGTGTTCTGGAGCCTGCCGACGCGCTACCTGGGCGGCACCGGTGCCGCCAGCGGCATTGCCTTCATCGTGTCGATCGGCAACCTGGGCGCCTTCATCTCGCCGCAGGCCAAGGCCTATGCAGAATCCGTCACGCAAAGCGCCAACACGGGCTTCCTGGTGGTCGCCCTGATGTGCTTTGCTGCCGTGTTGCTGTTGCTCTGGCTACGTCCATCCAGCCCGTCTGCGTCCATTACAATCGGCGCTGCCCACAGGACCTGA
- a CDS encoding YggL family protein — protein MSQTPLTGKLKRLNRRQRKKLLVGEFQELVFDVQLSFNPPLDESAYADLLDGFIALTESRHLVIGGFGGSLPLLETDGLVSKWGPGSASEADRQAVQEWLEKRPEVSQVQLGELVDGWYGTDQAR, from the coding sequence ATGAGCCAGACACCTTTGACCGGAAAGCTGAAACGACTCAATCGACGCCAACGCAAAAAGCTGCTGGTCGGCGAATTCCAGGAACTTGTTTTCGACGTCCAACTAAGCTTCAACCCACCACTGGATGAATCCGCATACGCCGACCTGCTCGACGGATTCATCGCCCTGACCGAATCACGCCACCTCGTCATCGGCGGCTTCGGTGGCAGCCTGCCACTGCTCGAAACCGACGGACTCGTATCCAAATGGGGACCAGGCTCCGCATCCGAAGCCGACCGACAAGCAGTCCAGGAATGGCTGGAAAAGCGGCCCGAAGTCAGCCAGGTACAACTTGGCGAACTGGTAGACGGCTGGTACGGCACCGACCAGGCCCGCTAA